One window from the genome of Pleurodeles waltl isolate 20211129_DDA unplaced genomic scaffold, aPleWal1.hap1.20221129 scaffold_37, whole genome shotgun sequence encodes:
- the LOC138276142 gene encoding collagen, type I, alpha 1a-like, with the protein MDHEVYMVAAIIQLMQTVDQLVGAGVQKTIMQPHTVFFSPSEVAANVVFEVEKLETYPVALLRKCGKELQCLLKGLTKKEELQKALRAWLLLRGIELHRLNTSASPLSNTRNKYPQLAPAKRCHSIETRQCLSLNYREQSCYCGWNPSNATWTTLASENGHAGDTGPSNPTSTRLASENGHADGTGPSNATSTTLASENGHADGTGPSNATSTRLPSENGHAGDTGPSNATNTRLASENGHTGDTGPSNPTSTRLASENGHAIDTGPSNATSTRLASENGLAGDTGPSNATSTRLASEKGHAVDTGPSNATSTRPPSENSHAVNTGTSNATSTRLASENGHAVNTGPSNATSTRPAIPGSQVRTVTLATLDPLMPPVPGSQTRLASENGPLGDTGPSNATSTRLPSENGHAGDTGASNATSTRLPSETGHADGTGPSNATSTRLASENGHAGDTGPSTPTSTRLASENGHADGTGPSNATSTRLASENGHTGDTGPSNATSTRLASENGHAGDTGPSNATSTRLASENGHAGDTGPSNPTSTRLASENGHADGTGPSNATSTRLPSENGHAGDTGPSNATSTRLASENGHADGTGPSNATSTRLASENGHADGTSTRLASENGHAGDTGPSNATSTRLASENGHSGDTGPSNATSTRLASENGHAGDTGPSNATSTRLASENGHAGDTGPSNATSTRLASENGHAVDTGPSNATSTRLPSENGHAVDTGPSNATSTRLASENGHAGDTGPSNPTSTRLASENGHADGTGPSNATSTTLASENGHADGTGPSNATSTRLASENGHAGDTGASNATSTRLPSENGHADGTGPSNATSTRLASENGHAGDTGPSNPTSTRLASENGHADGTGPSNATSTRLASENGHAGDTGPSNATSTRLASENGHAGDTGPSNATSTRLTSENGHAGDTGPSNPTSTRLASENGHADGTGPSNATSTRLPSENGHAGDTGPSNATSTRLASENGHADGTGPSNATSTRLASENGHADGTSTRLASENGHAGDTGPSNATSTRLASENGHSGDTGPSNATSTRLASENGHAGDTGPSNATSTRLASENGHAGDTGPSNATSTRLASENGHAVDTGPSNATSTRLPSENGHAVDTGPSNATSTRLASENGHAGDTGPSNPTSTRLASENGHADGTGPSNATSTTLASENGHADGTGPSNATSTRLASENGHAGDTGASNATSTRLPSENGHADGTGPSNATSTRLASENGHAGDTGPSNPTSTRLASENGHADGTGPSNATSTRLASENGHAGDTGPSNATSTRLASENGHAGDTGPSNATSTRLASENGHAGDTGPSNATSTRLASENGHAGDTGPSNPTSTRLASENGHAGDTGPSNPTSTRLPSENGHAGDTGPSNATSTRLASENGHAGDTGPSNATSTRLASENGHAGDTGPSNPTSTRLASENGHAGDTGPSNATSTRLASENGHAGDTGPSNATSTRLPSENGHAGDTGPSNATSTRLPSENGHADGTGPSNATSTRLASENGHAGDTGPSNPTSTRLASVNGHAVDTGPSNATSTRLPSENGHAGDTGPSYATSTRLASENGHAVDTGPSNATSTRLPNGAVLGYYQDGATDVACAGRIEVPSLCPYPIVYIEVGQPNTSYRSRIKTRAEIGALPFFEIFFRRRTNFNNHIDIHRESPSHFTSPSSPPTSPTVSLGILSSSHSTPSRFPKEPYDIIVYMKP; encoded by the exons ATGGATCATGAGGTCTACATGGTGGCAGCTATCATCCAGCTGATGCAAACAGTGGACCAGTTGGTGGGAGCAGGGGTGCAGAAG ACTATAATGCAACCACATACAGTTTTTTTCTCGCCATCAGAAGTTGCTGCAAATGTGGTGTTTGAGGTGGAGAAGTTGGAGACATACCCAGTGGCTCTGCTCAGGAAATGTGGTAAAGAGCTCCAGTGTCTATTAaaaggcctcaccaaaaaggaggagctgcagaaggcgctgagggcctg GCTTCTCCTGAGGGGGATTGAGCTACACAGACTCAACACTTCTGCTTCACCACTTTCAAACACCAGAAACAAGTACCCACAACTAGCTCCAGCTAAGCGCTGTCACTCCATTGAGACTCGACAGTGCCTCTCCCTG AATTACAGAGAACAGTCGTGCTATTGCGGCTGGAACCCTTCTAATGCCACCTGGACCACGCTCGCAAGTGAGAACGGGCACGCTGGCGACACTGGACCCTCTAATCCCACCAGTACCAGGCTCGCAAGTGAGAACGGTCACGCTGATGGCACTGGTCCCTCTAATGCCACCAGCACCACGCTCGCAAGTGAGAACGGTCACGCTGATGgcactggaccctctaatgccaccagtaccaggctcccaagtgagaacggtcacgctggcgacactggaccctctaatgccaccaatACCAGGCTCGCAAGTGAGAACGGGCACACTGGCGACACTGGACCCTCTAATCCCACCAGTACCAGGCTCGCAAGTGAGAACGGGCACGCTATcgacactggaccctctaatgccaccagtaccagGCTCGCAAGTGAGAACGGTCTCGCTGGcgacactggaccctctaatgccaccagtaccaggctcgcaagtgagaagggtcacgctgtcgacactggaccctctaatgccaccagtaccagGCCCCCAAGTGAGAACAGTCACGCTGTCAACACTGGAAcctctaatgccaccagtaccagGCTCGCAAGTGAGAACGGGCACGCTGTCaacactggaccctctaatgccaccagtaccaggcccgcaa taccgggctcgcaagtgagaacggtcacgctggcgacactggaccctctaatgccaccagtaccagGCTCGCAA acCAGGCTCGCAAGTGAGAACGGGCCCCTCGGcgacactggaccctctaatgccaccagtaccagGCTCCCAAGTGAGAACGGGCACGCTGGCGACACTGGAGcctctaatgccaccagtaccagGCTCCCAAGTGAGACCGGGCACGCTGATGgcactggaccctctaatgccaccagtaccagGCTCGCAAGTGAGAACGGGCACGCTGGCGACACTGGACCCTCTACTCCCACCAGTACCAGGCTCGCAAGTGAGAACGGTCACGCTGATGgcactggaccctctaatgccaccagcaCCAGGCTCGCAAGTGAGAACGGGCACACTGGcgacactggaccctctaatgccaccagtaccaggctcgcaagtgagaacggtcacgctggcgacactggaccctctaatgccaccagtaccagGCTCGCAAGTGAGAACGGGCACGCTGGCGACACTGGACCCTCTAATCCCACCAGTACCAGGCTCGCAAGTGAGAACGGTCACGCTGATGgcactggaccctctaatgccaccagtaccaggctcccaagtgagaacggtcacgctggcgacactggaccctctaatgccaccagcaccaggctcgcaagtgagaacggtcacgctgatggcactggaccctctaatgccaccagcaCCAGGCTCGCAAGTGAGAACGGTCACGCTGATGGCACCAGCACCAGGCTCGCAAGTGAGAATGGGCACGCTGGcgacactggaccctctaatgccaccagtaccagGCTCGCAAGTGAGAACGGTCACTCTGGcgacactggaccctctaatgccaccagtaccagGCTCGCAAGTGAGAACGGGCACGCAGGCGACACTGGACCTtctaatgccaccagtaccaggctcgcaagtgagaacggtcacgctggcgacactggaccctctaatgccaccagtaccagGCTCGCAAGTGAGAACGGGCACGCTGTcgacactggaccctctaatgccaccagtaccaggctcccaagtgagaacggtcacgctgtcgacactggaccctctaatgccaccagtaccagGCTCGCAAGTGAGAACGGGCACGCTGGCGACACTGGACCCTCTAATCCCACCAGTACCAGGCTCGCAAGTGAGAACGGTCACGCTGATGGCACTGGTCCCTCTAATGCCACCAGCACCACGCTCGCAAGTGAGAACGGTCACGCTGATGgcactggaccctctaatgccaccagtaccagGCTTGCAAGTGAGAACGGGCACGCTGGCGACACTGGAGcctctaatgccaccagtaccagGCTCCCAAGTGAGAACGGGCACGCTGATGgcactggaccctctaatgccaccagtaccagGCTCGCAAGTGAGAACGGGCACGCTGGCGACACTGGACCCTCTAATCCCACCAGTACCAGGCTCGCAAGTGAGAACGGTCACGCTGATGgcactggaccctctaatgccaccagcaCCAGGCTCGCAAGTGAGAACGGGCACGCTGGcgacactggaccctctaatgccaccagtaccaggctcgcaagtgagaacggtcacgctggcgacactggaccctctaatgccaccagtaccagGCTCACAAGTGAGAACGGGCACGCTGGCGACACCGGACCCTCTAATCCCACCAGTACCAGGCTCGCAAGTGAGAACGGTCACGCTGATGgcactggaccctctaatgccaccagtaccagGCTCCCAAGTGAGAACGGTCACGCTGGCGACACTGGACCTTCTAATGCCACCAGCACCAGGCTCGCAAGTGAGAACGGTCACGCTGATGgcactggaccctctaatgccaccagcaCCAGGCTCGCAAGTGAGAACGGTCACGCTGATGGCACCAGCACCAGGCTCGCAAGTGAGAACGGGCACGCTGGcgacactggaccctctaatgccaccagtaccagGCTCGCAAGTGAGAACGGTCACTCTGGcgacactggaccctctaatgccaccagtaccagGCTCGCAAGTGAGAACGGGCACGCAGGCGACACTGGACCTtctaatgccaccagtaccaggctcgcaagtgagaacggtcacgctggcgacactggaccctctaatgccaccagtaccagGCTCGCAAGTGAGAACGGGCACGCTGTcgacactggaccctctaatgccaccagtaccaggctcccaagtgagaacggtcacgctgtcgacactggaccctctaatgccaccagtaccagGCTCGCAAGTGAGAACGGGCACGCTGGCGACACTGGACCCTCTAATCCCACCAGTACCAGGCTCGCAAGTGAGAACGGTCACGCTGATGGCACTGGTCCCTCTAATGCCACCAGCACCACGCTCGCAAGTGAGAACGGTCACGCTGATGgcactggaccctctaatgccaccagtaccagGCTCGCAAGTGAGAATGGGCACGCTGGCGACACTGGAGcctctaatgccaccagtaccagGCTCCCAAGTGAGAACGGGCACGCTGATGgcactggaccctctaatgccaccagtaccagGCTCGCAAGTGAGAACGGGCACGCTGGCGACACTGGACCCTCTAATCCCACCAGTACCAGGCTCGCAAGTGAGAACGGTCACGCTGATGgcactggaccctctaatgccaccagcaCCAGGCTCGCAAGTGAGAACGGGCACGCTGGcgacactggaccctctaatgccaccagtaccaggctcgcaagtgagaacggtcacgctggcgacactggaccctctaatgccaccagtaccagGCTCGCAAGTGAGAACGGGCACGCTGGCGACACTGGACCTtctaatgccaccagtaccagGCTTGCAAGTGAGAACGGTCACGCTGGCGACACTGGACCCTCTAATCCCACCAGTACCAGGCTCGCAAGTGAGAATGGTCACGCTGGCGACACTGGACCCTCTAATCCCACCAGTACCAGGCTCCCAAGTGAGAACGGTCACGCTGGcgacactggaccctctaatgccaccagtaccagGCTCGCAAGTGAGAACGGGCACGCTGGCGACACTGGACCTtctaatgccaccagtaccagGCTCGCAAGTGAGAACGGTCACGCAGGCGACACAGGACCCTCTAATCCCACCAGTACCAGGCTCGCAAGTGAGAACGGGCACGCTGGTgacactggaccctctaatgccaccagtaccagGCTCGCAAGTGAGAACGGGCACGCTGGcgacactggaccctctaatgccaccagtaccagGCTCCCAAGTGAGAACGGGCACGCTGGcgacactggaccctctaatgccaccagtaccagACTCCCAAGTGAGAACGGGCACGCTGATGgcactggaccctctaatgccaccagtaccagGCTCGCAAGTGAGAACGGGCACGCTGGCGACACTGGACCCTCTAATCCCACCAGTACCAGGCTCGCAAGTGTGAACGGTCACGCTGTcgacactggaccctctaatgccaccagcaCCAGGCTCCCAAGTGAGAACGGTCACGCTGGCGACACTGGACCCTCTTATGCCACCAGTACCAGGCTCGCAAGTGAGAACGGTCACGCTGTcgacactggaccctctaatgccaccagtaccaggctcccaa